The proteins below come from a single Terriglobia bacterium genomic window:
- a CDS encoding 4Fe-4S dicluster domain-containing protein: protein MAAQAPAQSETRETAHLDCIHCGICLSACPTYLQLGGEADSPRGRIYLINAMQEGRIGAAGPRFQQHMLLCLECRACETACPSGVRFSAMMNEARAQIGKSRRLSAGAAFVRYLVLRKIFLSRRLMHFSFRMLRFYQRSGIRRLLRASRILRLFPGHLIQMEALLPEIPKSPRYPWSEGIVRTGRKRVLLFEGCIMPELFGPVHEATVRVLQHHGFSVALPARQACCGAVHLHEGDPETARQLARKNIAAFEKEEAAAIIVNAAGCGAMLKEYDELLAADPAYAGRARAFSRRVRDISEFLDAIGINRNMERLDLKVTYDDPCHLLHAQGIKAAPRNLLRSIPGLELVELRDADRCCGSAGIYNITHPEMSSRILDEKIANIIRSGAQVVASGNPGCLLQIQAGLRAKNLPTRVAHPIELIDQAYRPRTTKFTKPAKT from the coding sequence ATGGCCGCCCAGGCGCCGGCGCAGAGTGAAACACGCGAGACCGCCCATCTGGACTGCATCCACTGCGGCATCTGCCTGTCGGCTTGCCCCACGTATCTCCAGCTCGGCGGCGAAGCCGACTCACCGCGCGGCCGCATCTACCTGATCAATGCCATGCAGGAAGGGCGCATTGGCGCCGCCGGCCCGAGATTTCAGCAACACATGCTGCTGTGCCTGGAGTGCCGCGCCTGCGAAACCGCCTGCCCATCCGGCGTGCGCTTTTCAGCGATGATGAACGAAGCCCGCGCGCAGATCGGGAAAAGCCGGAGGCTGTCGGCGGGTGCAGCTTTCGTGCGGTATCTCGTCTTGCGGAAGATTTTCCTCAGCCGGCGCCTCATGCACTTCAGTTTTCGCATGCTGAGATTCTATCAGCGCAGCGGCATCCGGAGATTGCTGCGGGCATCGAGAATATTAAGGCTCTTCCCCGGCCACCTCATTCAAATGGAGGCTCTGCTGCCCGAGATTCCTAAGTCGCCACGATACCCTTGGTCGGAAGGCATTGTACGCACCGGCCGGAAACGGGTGTTGCTTTTCGAGGGCTGCATCATGCCGGAACTTTTCGGCCCGGTCCATGAAGCCACCGTGCGCGTTCTGCAACACCACGGCTTCTCGGTTGCGCTGCCCGCGCGCCAGGCATGCTGCGGAGCAGTGCATCTCCACGAAGGGGATCCGGAGACGGCGCGTCAACTGGCGCGCAAGAACATTGCCGCTTTCGAAAAGGAAGAGGCCGCGGCTATCATCGTGAATGCCGCCGGATGCGGAGCCATGCTCAAGGAGTACGACGAACTGCTGGCCGCCGATCCGGCATATGCCGGGCGCGCGCGGGCCTTCAGCCGGCGGGTGCGCGACATCAGCGAGTTTCTCGATGCCATCGGCATCAACAGGAACATGGAGCGACTGGATCTGAAAGTCACTTATGACGACCCATGCCACCTGCTTCACGCCCAGGGAATCAAGGCGGCACCGCGCAACCTGCTCCGGAGCATTCCCGGTCTCGAGCTTGTGGAACTGCGCGACGCCGACCGCTGCTGCGGCAGCGCCGGGATCTACAACATCACCCACCCCGAAATGTCGTCACGCATCCTGGACGAAAAAATCGCCAATATCATTCGCAGCGGAGCGCAGGTCGTCGCCAGCGGCAACCCGGGATGCCTGCTGCAAATCCAGGCCGGCCTGCGTGCGAAAAACCTGCCGACCCGTGTAGCGCACCCGATTGAATTGATCGATCAGGCATATCGACCAAGAACCACGAAATTCACGAAACCTGCGAAGACATGA